One stretch of Actinomycetes bacterium DNA includes these proteins:
- a CDS encoding nitroreductase family deazaflavin-dependent oxidoreductase: MLITGEYEPSASTWVAGQVAEYEASGGTRA, from the coding sequence ATGCTCATCACTGGCGAGTACGAGCCGAGCGCGTCGACGTGGGTGGCCGGTCAGGTCGCCGAGTACGAGGCCTCGGGCGGCACGCGGGCCAA